The genome window ACATCAGCAGAACTAAAGACCGACGCAATCTCTCCACGCACCGCATTTCTCGGGAACGTCGCCGTCGGCGTCTTTCACCCCAAGACCATCGTCTTTTACGTCACCTTCGTGCCCCAGTTCATCGATGCAAACGGTAGTTATCCGTTGCAGGCGGCGGTGCTCACGTTGACATTTTGCTTGATCGTGGCCGTAACAGACGCAGGTTACGCAGTGGCGGCTTCCGCAGCACGATCCTTGCTCTCCCGCTCTGATGTTGCGGTCTGGACGAAGCGCGCCAGTGGCGGCGTTCTTGTCGCCGCAGGAGTGGCGACGGCGGCGGCCAAGACGTGAGAACATCAGCAGCAACGCCCGTCGCAATTTTAAAGTTTCATGACAAACGCAGAAGCGGCAACGGCGCAAACCGCGCGTCGAGGCTGAGCGTAAATCGATCGACGTCGCAAGGAGGACTTCAGACCAGGAATGAAGTTTTGTTTTTGCTAGGAATTCAACGCGGGGAGCGCATTTCGAGCGTTTAGACGTCGGCGATGAGGTCTGCGAGATTCGGCGACTGATCAAAGTCGACGCTGGCTATCTGAACGGCGCCCGCATGATGCGTCCGACGCCGGACCGCTCCGTCGGCTGGCTCCGCCTGTCATCGCAACGACATATGCGCGACGGTGCTGACGCACGAACCCCTCCGATATGTAACGCCTTTGTGAAGCGGCGGTTCAGTGACGGATGGCGCGGTCATGCCGTTTACGCTGGGTGGTCTGCTTCAGAAAGGGCGATAGGAACGGTCCATCCGCCGACGAAGCTGTGAAGTTTTTACAGCCGTATTTTGGATTAATGTCGTGAGACGATGCGCAGCGATCCACAAGCTTGACTAAGCGGCGGACGTTCATCTAAATGTGCGAAATTTTTGCGTTTCAGCCTGGCCTGAACAGCGTCGCGTACGGGCGAATTCGTTTGTTAAACACCGTGGCTGCTTTGCGCCTCTTCACGCCCTTTGGCGCCTCAGTCCGAAATCGATCGGCTTTCGGTTCCGCCGCCCTGCGGCTGCAATGCCGCAGCGAATTGAAGAAATACGACATCAAGGAGGATTTATGACCGTCTTCGGAAATGCTAGTCGGCTAGTCTCTGTAGCTGCAGTCCTGGGAATCATGCTCGCCTCTCAGGGCGCTTTTGCGCAGGGTGCAAAGTCGGTCCAATTTGGATGCGATGCGCCCAAGGGGCACATTTGCCACTTCATGCTGTCTTTCGGATCGGGAATGGGCGCAAAAAGCTTCACCGTAGGAGGCGGCTTGCGCACGGTGGTCGCCAATGTCGTGCCGAATATCGACAGCTACATGGTCGCGATTGATCGCGATCCGCCGTCAAACCCTGAACAATGCGGCGTCCAATTTCCGTGCAAGCGGGTTTTCGTCAACGCCAGCTATAACAACTAGCTGCCAGCTCGGCCGAGCCAAGCGAGTTCAGCTTTGACGCCGTCGCCTTCTCGGGCGCTCGAGGGCGGAGTTAGCTTTCGTCGATCCGCTTGTTCTTGCGACAACTCGCGCGCGCTTGGGCCGAGTCCTGACCCCTTCCCACGCGGCGCATTCTAGAGCAATGCGCAACAGGATCGGTGGCGTGCGCCGTCGAACTTGATCAGGTTGCCTGGGCGCATTTCGCATCCCTGGCGCCAAGGCCGGTTCGTGGGTCGTCGCATAGCCCGCGTCTCTCCGAGTCCTGCGAAGCCACTGAGCGCGGAAATGAGAAAACAAGCACTATGCTGCGGCCGCTCCGAATAGGCATAACGATCGGGTTGTCGTCTCCGAACGAAAGCCTCTGGATCAATGGCATCAAGCAGAATGCGTTGTTCCTCGCGAAACTGTTTCAAAGCTCGCCCTTAAACCATGACGTCGTGCTGTTGAACACGACCAATGTGCGTCCCGATTCACGAACAGAATGGGACATGCGCGCGTTCCCTACCGTTCAGATTGACCAATATTCCCGCGATCTCGATGTATTAATCGAGCTTGGCGGGCAGATATCCGATGCGCAAACGCAGCGGCACAAGGCGAAAGGCGGAAAGCTTGTCAGCTACTGCTGCGGTCCTGAATATGTTCAGAACATCGAGGCGATCATCTTCGAACGACGGCTGTGGGATAGCATCTTCGTCAACGCCGATTACGACGAGCTTTGGGTCATCCCTCAAGTCGCCGAATCGTCCTTGCACTTTTTGCAGACGTTCAGGCGATGCCCGGCGCGCGTCGTTCCCTTCGTATGGGATCCCATGGCGTTGACGTCCATCGCGTCAGGCTACGCTTTTGGCGGCGAGTATCGGCCATCCGGCCGACCGAAACGGCTCACGGTGATCGAACCGAACATCGATGTGTTGAAATTCTGCCTCTACCCGATCTTGATCGCGGAGCAGGCTTTCAGGCGGGAGCCTGACGCGATCGGTTTCCTGCATGTCGCGAACGCGGATCATTTTGTGCATCGCGACACCGAGTTTGCGGGCTTGATGCGGCATCTCGACATCGTCAAGGCGAACAAGGCGAGCTTCATCGGTCGGGTGAAGACTCCAGCATTCCTCGCGGAATACACCGATATCGTCATCTCGCATCAGTGGGGCCTGCCGCTCAACTACTTCTACTTGGAATGCTGCTGGCAGGGCTATCCGCTCATTCACAACGCCGAACTCGTCAAGGACCTCGGCTACTATTATCCCGGTAACGACGTGGCCGTCGCGACTGAGTCGCTCGTCCGCGCGCTCCGCCAACACGATGAAGCTTGGGAGGCGTATCGCGACGAACAGCGCGCTGGGATCCAGAAATTTCTTGCGGTGAATCCGGAATTGGTCGCGCAATACGACAATCTGCTGTTCGAGCTCTGCGGGTAAGCGACTTCGCGCGCTGAGCGAAGACCAAACTGCATGTTCTTGCGCGTCGCTTGCAGGCGCCATGCAGCCTATTATTGCTTAGCATCGTCGACCAGCTCGAGCAGCGCCGCGCTGTAGGCGGCGACATTGCGCTCGCTGCAAGGATCGAGTTTCGCGAGAAATTGGCTGGCCTTCGCCCGGTATGTCGCGAGCGACCGATCATGCTCTTGATGGGCTTGCAACAGCGCGAGGGCGCCGTCCTCGCAATCATAATCGCCATATCTGTAGCCGCAGTCGTCCAGGAACGTCGAATTGTGAATGAGCGCGTAACCGCCGAATAACGCCTCGTAATACAAGTAGTTTTGGCCGTTGTGCCAATGATGGGAGACGATAGCGTCTGCTTGGCCGGGAAGGACTTCGAATATCGGCAGCCGCGGCTCGAAGGTCGCGAGGCCATGGTTGACGAGATCGAGACTGCGCGCAAATCCGATGAAGCCATGATGCTCCTTGAGCTTCATGGCGTTGTAGACGCGCAGGTATTCGACGAATTGCCGATCGCGTCGGTAAGCGGCGTCGCACAGCAGCATCGGCAAATGACAGGTCTTCACCGAACAGATGTTCGGCTCCAAGATCGCAAGGCGCCACCTGCGTTGGCCAGGGCTATAAAAAAACGAGTCGATCTTGCCGCCCTTGTTGAGCGCCTGCTCAAGGAAAAACGGGCTCCACAAATGTTGCATCACGCTTACCCGCGCGCGGAAGCCATATTCGTAATAGGCTGCGCAGGTCTTTTCGAAGGCGGGAAGAGTCCAGATGACGTCATAGGGCGCGCCGGACATCAGCACGCCGTGGGGCAGCCCGTACATCATGCGCTCGACGTCGATGATGTGATCATTGGCGACGTGCATACCGACGATTTTTCCGCCGCGGGAACGAAATTCTCTGCCCCAATCCGGGTTTAGCTGCGCGCTCAATTCGATGACGACGTCGAGAGCCTCCATCGCCTCGCCGAGATCGATGATCGGCGCAGGAGAAGATGCGACGAAATCCCCCTGCGTCTTGGGGTCGCCTGGCCCTCCGTTCACGACGAAGCATTGCGCGACAAGAGGCGATCGCTTGAGCAGCAGCATCAGGAAGTAACAATTTTGAAAGATGCCGTTTTCCCAGATGGATTGCTGGTCGTCGCGAATGTAGAGCGTGACGCCGACGCGCAGCTTTCGCTTGGCGCTGTGCGGGTCGAGAGTAAGTTCGGGTAAGATCATTGCAACGTGCCCTTGGAGCGCGTCCTGATCCCATGGACTCATGTGATCGATAGGGAATCGCCCGACATCAAAATCATGGAGCAGGTCCACGAAAAAGCCCGGTCAGCTTTCCGAGCCAGCTCTAATGCGTCGCGACAGGGTAGCGAATTCGCGATTCGATCGGCAAGGGCGCGCTAAGCCCCAAGGCGGCGCGCGCGTCGACGGAAGGCGCGAAGGGGCGGCGCACCTTGGACTCCTTGGCGACGTTGGACGGCTCTCGCCCTAATGAGAAATCCGAATTCCGCCGGCGGGAAGCGTTTGTTGCGGTTGTCGGAGAAAGATCTGGAGGCCACGGGCGCTGCGAAAGACCAAAGCTCACGGCTGAGATTTCACCGAAACGATCAAAAGCGACCATAGTCGCGCGGACAGGATTGATCCAATGACGACGCCCG of Methylocystis sp. SC2 contains these proteins:
- a CDS encoding DUF2827 domain-containing protein yields the protein MLRPLRIGITIGLSSPNESLWINGIKQNALFLAKLFQSSPLNHDVVLLNTTNVRPDSRTEWDMRAFPTVQIDQYSRDLDVLIELGGQISDAQTQRHKAKGGKLVSYCCGPEYVQNIEAIIFERRLWDSIFVNADYDELWVIPQVAESSLHFLQTFRRCPARVVPFVWDPMALTSIASGYAFGGEYRPSGRPKRLTVIEPNIDVLKFCLYPILIAEQAFRREPDAIGFLHVANADHFVHRDTEFAGLMRHLDIVKANKASFIGRVKTPAFLAEYTDIVISHQWGLPLNYFYLECCWQGYPLIHNAELVKDLGYYYPGNDVAVATESLVRALRQHDEAWEAYRDEQRAGIQKFLAVNPELVAQYDNLLFELCG
- a CDS encoding DUF2827 domain-containing protein codes for the protein MILPELTLDPHSAKRKLRVGVTLYIRDDQQSIWENGIFQNCYFLMLLLKRSPLVAQCFVVNGGPGDPKTQGDFVASSPAPIIDLGEAMEALDVVIELSAQLNPDWGREFRSRGGKIVGMHVANDHIIDVERMMYGLPHGVLMSGAPYDVIWTLPAFEKTCAAYYEYGFRARVSVMQHLWSPFFLEQALNKGGKIDSFFYSPGQRRWRLAILEPNICSVKTCHLPMLLCDAAYRRDRQFVEYLRVYNAMKLKEHHGFIGFARSLDLVNHGLATFEPRLPIFEVLPGQADAIVSHHWHNGQNYLYYEALFGGYALIHNSTFLDDCGYRYGDYDCEDGALALLQAHQEHDRSLATYRAKASQFLAKLDPCSERNVAAYSAALLELVDDAKQ
- a CDS encoding LysE family translocator, whose product is MSFSVWLAFAAASVVMGLIPGPGVAAIVGYALGSGRKTALASVAGMTVGNAIAMTLSLVGVGALLAASALAFSALKWVGALYLIVLGLYTFFKTSRATSAELKTDAISPRTAFLGNVAVGVFHPKTIVFYVTFVPQFIDANGSYPLQAAVLTLTFCLIVAVTDAGYAVAASAARSLLSRSDVAVWTKRASGGVLVAAGVATAAAKT